The Rudaeicoccus suwonensis DNA window CTTCGCGCCCGGCGTGGGGAAGCACCGAGTCGGTCGGCCGGATCACCAGCGCCGACTGTGTGCGGTTCCACCAGCAGTGGGTGCGGCCCGGCGGCGCGACGGTGGTCGTCGCCGGAGACCTCGACGAGCCGGTGGTCCTCGCATCACTGGAGCGAACCCTCGGGCAGTGGCATACCGAATCGCCCGCGGATGCCGATGATTCGCTTGCCGCGATCGTCGCCGAGGCGACCCCGAGGCTGGTCTTCGTCGACCGGCCGGGCTCGGTGCAGACCGAGATCATGATCGGCTCGCTCGGGCCGGATCGCCGGGCGCCCGGTGGGTGGGCGCCATACCCGGCGTTGAGCTTTGTGCTCGGTGGCGCGCCGACTGCCCGACTTGACTCCGTGCTGCGAGAGGAGAAGGGGTTCACCTACGGGTTCCGCGCGGGCTTCCGGCCGCGGTCGTCCGGCGGCACCTTCTTCGCCGCAGGCTCGGTACGGGCCGATGCCACGGTCGAAGCGCTCGAGATCGCCCTCGACGTGCTCGACGGGGCCGGTCGCGGATTCACCGGGACGGAGGCTCGAATGGCCGTCGACTACATCGGCAAGACCGCGCCGGCGCGCTATGCAACCGCGGACGCCGTCGCCGACGAAGCCGCCTCCCTGCGCCTGGACGGGTTGAGCACCGGCTTCGTCACCGACTATCTGGCTCAGTTGGCGACGCTGACGGCCGCTGACCTCGACCGAGCCTGGCAGCTCTGGGCGAACCAGCCGCGCTGCATCGTGCTCGTCGGGGACGCCCAGTTGTATGCCGATGCCGTGCGCTCGCTCGATGTCGGCGGTGTGACCGTCGTCCACTAATTGCAAAGAATTGTTTGCAAAATAAGATTTGCGGTTCTACGGTGGGCGGTATGCCGACCGACGAGCGCGCACCGCGCGACATCAGCAAAGTTTCTCCCGACACCACGCAGCTGAAGGCGATGGCGCATCCGGTGCGGCTGAAGATCCTTGGCATGCTGCGCATGGACGGTCCAGCGACCGCGTCCGGGTTGGCCGCTCGCCTGGGCCTCAACTCCGGCGCGACCAGCTATCACCTGCGACAACTGGCCGATGCCGGGCTCATCGTCGACGACGACGCCCGCGGCAATGGCAGAGACCGCTGGTGGCGCGCTGCGCACGAA harbors:
- a CDS encoding M16 family metallopeptidase — its product is MVRPRPEVAPAQPWSFPKPASYQLGNGLRVELFNRPGQHVTSTRLLVPAPLVVEPRDVEGVAAMVSRTMDEGTQSHSADELAELFERDGVALGAGYAARGLTVELEATTSHTERGWELLRECLSEPVFPEAEVDRHVRQRLAEIDHEFASPGNRAALEWSSTFYESRSRASRPAWGSTESVGRITSADCVRFHQQWVRPGGATVVVAGDLDEPVVLASLERTLGQWHTESPADADDSLAAIVAEATPRLVFVDRPGSVQTEIMIGSLGPDRRAPGGWAPYPALSFVLGGAPTARLDSVLREEKGFTYGFRAGFRPRSSGGTFFAAGSVRADATVEALEIALDVLDGAGRGFTGTEARMAVDYIGKTAPARYATADAVADEAASLRLDGLSTGFVTDYLAQLATLTAADLDRAWQLWANQPRCIVLVGDAQLYADAVRSLDVGGVTVVH